The following proteins are co-located in the Lepus europaeus isolate LE1 chromosome 15, mLepTim1.pri, whole genome shotgun sequence genome:
- the CARTPT gene encoding cocaine- and amphetamine-regulated transcript protein has translation MESPRLRLLPLLGAALLLMLPLLGARAQEDADLQPRALDIYSAVEDASHEKELIEALQEVLKKLKSKRIPIYEKKYGQVPMCDAGEQCAVRKGARIGKLCDCPRGTSCNSFLLKCL, from the exons ATGGAGAGCCCCCGCCTGCGGCTGCTGCCCCTCCTGGGCGCCGCCCTGCTGCTGATGCTACCTCTGCTGGGCGCGCGTGCCCAGGAGGACGCCGATCTCCAGCCGCGAGCCCTGGACATCTACTCTGCCGTGGAGGACGCTTCCCACGAGAAGGAGCTG ATCGAAGCGCTGCAGGAGGTCTTGAAGAAGCTCAAGAGTAAAAGAATTCCTATCTACGAGAAGAAGTACGGCCAGGTCCCCATG TGTGATGCCGGTGAGCAGTGTGCAGTGCGGAAAGGAGCCAGGATTGGGAAGCTGTGCGACTGTCCCCGAGGGACCTCCTGCAACTCCTTCCTCCTGAAGTGCTTATGA